In one Desulfomicrobium escambiense DSM 10707 genomic region, the following are encoded:
- a CDS encoding chloride channel protein: protein MRAFLRILFRPYTDLVRSYHSILSFKWLALGVVVGALTGLGAVAFYVGVEALGHLLLRHLAGFSLPVPAGEQLMSGDPGTYKPWLLFLFLGGVGLLTGWLVHRFVPQTRHGGTDGTDSMIKCFHRQEGHLAPVVPLIRVGTSVLTIAAGGSAGREGPISLLGAGFGSWLAGKLRLSVKERRIMLLAGAAGGLGAIFRAPLGGALTAVEVIYREDFEAEALLPSILSSVVSYSIFTLIFGSEPIFGIPKFEFSDIRELPVYALLGLVCAVSGWFYVSTFRAIKYRVFWPLTDRFGFIPAMTLGGFGMAALGVAFPELLGGGTGWLELAMLGKLSVAMMIGMVVGKTLATSLVIGSGMSGGMFAPALFVGGMSGGVVGTLGQRFFPGVVTEPGGYVLVGMAAFFSGVANAPIGPLVMVCELTQGYGLLAPLMLASAVTLVLGRNVSLYENQVDNKFESPAHVSDATINILEREQVRDHYKPGRVSIVEEGTHFGALTDIIVNASELCFPVRGADDRITGILAVQDLRKVLYEESLCELLVAGDVARKAVLLRPDEDLYTALLKFVESDLAQLPVVDSEDPTKVLGMLAREDVFTAYAVTLKAMKAQA from the coding sequence ATGCGCGCGTTTCTCCGCATCCTCTTCCGGCCCTATACGGACCTGGTCCGCAGCTATCATTCCATCCTGAGCTTCAAGTGGCTGGCCCTGGGCGTGGTCGTCGGGGCCCTGACGGGTCTTGGCGCCGTGGCGTTCTACGTCGGCGTCGAAGCCCTGGGCCACCTGCTGCTGCGCCACTTGGCGGGCTTCTCTCTGCCCGTTCCCGCCGGCGAGCAGCTCATGTCCGGTGATCCCGGCACCTACAAGCCCTGGCTGCTCTTTCTCTTTCTGGGCGGCGTGGGCCTTCTGACCGGGTGGCTGGTCCACCGTTTCGTGCCCCAGACCCGCCATGGCGGCACCGACGGCACGGACTCCATGATCAAGTGCTTCCATCGCCAGGAAGGGCATCTTGCCCCGGTGGTGCCCCTCATCCGGGTCGGGACGTCCGTGCTGACCATCGCCGCCGGGGGCAGCGCCGGTCGAGAGGGACCCATTTCCCTGCTCGGGGCGGGCTTCGGTTCCTGGCTGGCCGGGAAACTCCGGCTTTCGGTCAAGGAACGTCGCATCATGCTTCTGGCCGGCGCCGCAGGCGGGCTCGGGGCCATTTTCCGCGCGCCCCTCGGGGGGGCGCTCACGGCCGTGGAGGTCATCTATCGCGAGGACTTCGAGGCCGAAGCCCTGCTGCCCTCCATTCTGTCTTCGGTGGTCTCCTACTCCATCTTTACCCTGATATTCGGATCCGAGCCCATTTTCGGGATCCCCAAATTCGAGTTCTCGGATATCCGCGAGCTGCCCGTTTACGCCTTGCTGGGACTGGTTTGCGCGGTTTCGGGCTGGTTCTATGTGAGCACCTTCCGGGCCATCAAATACAGGGTGTTCTGGCCTCTGACGGACCGCTTCGGCTTCATCCCGGCCATGACGCTGGGGGGATTCGGCATGGCCGCACTGGGAGTCGCCTTCCCCGAATTGCTGGGCGGCGGCACCGGCTGGCTTGAGCTGGCCATGCTCGGCAAGCTCTCCGTAGCCATGATGATTGGAATGGTAGTCGGCAAGACCCTGGCCACCTCGTTGGTCATAGGCTCGGGCATGAGCGGCGGCATGTTCGCCCCGGCCCTCTTCGTCGGCGGCATGAGCGGCGGCGTGGTCGGCACTCTCGGACAGCGCTTTTTTCCCGGCGTGGTCACGGAGCCGGGCGGTTACGTGCTGGTGGGCATGGCCGCCTTCTTTTCCGGCGTGGCCAACGCGCCCATCGGGCCCCTGGTCATGGTCTGCGAGCTGACCCAGGGCTACGGGCTGCTGGCGCCCCTCATGCTGGCCTCGGCCGTGACCCTGGTCCTGGGGCGCAACGTGTCGCTCTACGAGAATCAGGTGGACAACAAGTTCGAGTCCCCGGCCCACGTCAGCGACGCGACCATAAACATTCTGGAGCGGGAGCAGGTCCGGGACCACTACAAGCCCGGCCGGGTCAGCATCGTGGAGGAGGGCACGCACTTCGGGGCCCTGACGGACATCATCGTCAACGCGAGCGAGCTCTGCTTCCCGGTGCGCGGCGCTGACGACAGGATAACGGGCATTCTGGCGGTACAGGACCTGCGCAAGGTCCTGTACGAGGAGAGCCTGTGCGAGCTGCTGGTGGCCGGCGACGTCGCGCGCAAGGCCGTGCTGTTGCGCCCCGACGAGGACCTGTACACGGCTCTGCTGAAGTTCGTGGAGTCCGACCTGGCGCAGTTGCCTGTCGTGGACAGCGAGGACCCGACAAAGGTCTTGGGGATGCTGGCCAGGGAGGATGTCTTCACGGCCTACGCCGTGACGCTCAAGGCAATGAAGGCGCAGG
- a CDS encoding bifunctional riboflavin kinase/FAD synthetase: MHCVTWPDQIGGLEKGSCVTIGNFDGVHIGHQRLIARVRDLAAGLGVPSVVITFEPHPLRFFTGKKTPPFITLYEQRAELIKALGIDHLLCLEFNQELASMDPAEFVRRILVEGLQVRELVIGYDYAFGKGRAGNYGLLTVLGKQWGFGVEQLEPVMVDQAIVSSTRIRDLVEAGDVWAAKPLLGRFYRVSGAVVHGQNRGGRLLGFPTANVHLVDELFPKTGVYCCWAELDGQVHQAVANIGYNPTFGNDVLSVEVHVLDLDRDLYGKTLKVHFVQRLRGERKFSSLDELKSQIGKDVALGRTILALPEARLV; encoded by the coding sequence ATGCATTGCGTCACATGGCCGGACCAGATCGGCGGCCTGGAAAAGGGGTCCTGCGTCACTATCGGCAATTTCGACGGGGTCCACATCGGACACCAGCGACTGATTGCCCGCGTGCGGGACCTGGCCGCCGGCCTTGGCGTTCCGTCCGTGGTCATCACCTTCGAACCGCACCCCCTGCGTTTTTTCACGGGCAAGAAGACGCCCCCGTTCATCACGCTCTACGAGCAGCGGGCCGAGCTGATCAAGGCCCTGGGCATCGATCACCTGCTTTGTCTGGAGTTCAACCAGGAGCTGGCGAGCATGGATCCTGCGGAGTTCGTGCGTCGCATCCTGGTGGAGGGACTCCAGGTCAGGGAGCTTGTCATCGGCTACGACTACGCCTTCGGCAAAGGCCGCGCCGGGAACTACGGGCTGCTGACGGTGCTCGGGAAGCAGTGGGGTTTCGGCGTGGAGCAGTTGGAGCCGGTTATGGTCGACCAGGCCATCGTCAGTTCGACGCGCATCCGCGATCTGGTCGAGGCCGGCGACGTCTGGGCGGCCAAGCCGCTTCTGGGTCGGTTCTATCGCGTTTCCGGCGCCGTCGTGCACGGTCAGAACCGCGGCGGCAGGCTGCTGGGCTTTCCCACGGCCAACGTCCATCTTGTGGACGAGTTGTTCCCCAAGACGGGCGTTTACTGCTGCTGGGCCGAGCTTGACGGTCAGGTCCATCAGGCCGTGGCCAATATCGGGTACAACCCCACCTTCGGCAATGATGTGCTCTCGGTCGAGGTGCATGTCCTCGATCTGGACCGGGACCTCTACGGCAAGACCCTCAAGGTTCATTTCGTGCAGCGTCTGCGCGGGGAGCGCAAGTTTTCCAGCCTCGACGAACTCAAATCCCAGATAGGCAAGGACGTTGCCTTGGGGCGGACCATCCTGGCCCTGCCCGAAGCCCGCCTGGTCTGA